Proteins found in one Oncorhynchus keta strain PuntledgeMale-10-30-2019 chromosome 2, Oket_V2, whole genome shotgun sequence genomic segment:
- the LOC118358172 gene encoding NEDD8-activating enzyme E1 regulatory subunit: MAATKTAKEQKYDRQLRLWGDHGQEELENAHVCLINSTASGTEILKNLVLPGIGAFTIVDGHKVSGEDVGNNFFLSNNSIGRNRAQAATELLQELNTDVSGNFVEESPDKLLDNDPEFFHRFTLVIGVQLPESTCLRLGSVLWNANVPFLVCRTYGLVGYMRLVVKEHTVIESHPDNALEDLRLDQPFAELKSHIQSYDLEGMGKKDHGHTPWIIIVAKYLEKWFSEHNFQLPKNYKEKEAFKQLIRQGILKNEKGTPEDEENFEEAIKNVNTALNPTKISSGVDDLFNGEQCNDITSQTPAFWVMTRAVREFVQNDGGGNLPVRGSIPDMIADSEKFINLQNVYREKAMQDASVVSKHVESLLQSVGKPSVSISEQDIKLFCKNAAFLRVVRCRSLAEEYSVETVNKDAITCSMDGADGEMVLYLMLRSVDRFYQQHSRYPGVYNYQVEEDISKLKLCVNSLLQEYGLNVSVKDDYIHEFCRYGAAEPHTVASFLGGSAAQEAIKLITRQFVPFNNTFVYNAMSQTTATFQL; the protein is encoded by the exons ATGGCAGCGACTAAAACTGCTAAAGAGCAGAAATACGATAGACAATTGAG ATTGTGGGGAGACCATGGCCAAGAAGAACTTGAAAATGCACACGTATGCCTGATCAATTCCACTGCATCCGGGACTGAAATACTCAAGAACCTTGTGCTTCCAG GCATTGGAGCATTCACTATTGTCGATGGACACAAAGTCTCCGGGGAAGACGTCGGGAATAA CTTTTTTCTTAGCAACAACAGCATAGGAAGG AATCGAGCCCAGGCTGCCACAGAGCTGCTACAGGAGCTGAACACTGATGTATCTGGGAACTTTGTGGAGGAG AGCCCAGACAAGCTCTTGGACAACGACCCAGAGTTCTTCCACAGGTTTACCCTGGTGATTGGTGTCCAGCTGCCAGAAAG CACTTGTTTGAGACTGGGGTCGGTGTTGTGGAATGCAAACGTACCTTTCCTGGTGTGTAGAACGTATGGCCTCGTCGGTTACATGAGGCTAGTAGTGAAGGAGCACACAG TGATTGAGTCTCATCCAGACAATGCCTTGGAAGACCTGAGGCTTGACCAACCATTTGCAGAACTCAAGAGCCACATCCAGTCCTACGACTTGGAGGGAATGGGGAAGAAG GATCACGGTCATACACCATGGATCATCATTGTTGCCAAATACCTAGAAAAGTGGTTCAGTGAG CACAATTTTCAGTTACCGAAGAACTACAAAGAGAAGGAGGCCTTCAAACAGCTTATTCGGCAAG GAATCCTGAAGAATGAGAAGGGAACTCCCGAGGATGAGGAGAACTTTGAGGAGGCCATCAAGAACGTCAACACAGCCCTTAACCCAACCAAG ATTTCGAGTGGCGTTGACGACCTCTTCAATGGAGAGCAATGCAATGACATTACATCACAG ACTCCAGCCTTCTGGGTGATGACGCGAGCAGTGAGGGAGTTTGTGCAGAACGACGGCGGCGGAAACCTACCTGTACGTGGCTCCATTCCAGACATGATTGCGGACTCAGAGAAGTTCATCAACCTCCAGAATGT TTATAGAGAGAAGGCAATGCAAGATGCTTCTGTCGTGTCTAAGCATGTAGAGTCTCTCCTGCAGTCTGTTGGAAAG CCCTCAGTGAGCATATCTGAGCAGGACATCAAACTATTCT GCAAGAACGCTGCCTTCCTGAGGGTGGTGCGCTGCAGGTCTCTGGCTGAAGAATACAGCGTGGAGACGGTCAATAAAGATGCGATCA cctgcTCCATGGATGGtgcagatggagagatggtgttGTACCTTATGTTGCGCTCTGTGGACCGTTTCTATCAGCAGCACTCCCGCTACCCAG GTGTCTACAATTACCAAGTAGAAGAAGACATTAGCAAGTTGAAGCTCTGTGTGAACAGCCTTCTGCAGGAGTACGGCCTCAACGTCAGTGTGAAGGATGACTACATCCACGAGTT CTGTCGCTACGGTGCTGCTGAGCCACACACAGTGGCATCTTTTTTGGGAG GATCTGCTGCACAAGAGGCCATCAAACTCATCACTCGTCAGTTTGTTCCCTTCAACAACACGTTCGTCTACAACGCCATGTCCCAGACAACTGCCACGTTTCAGCTGTAG